The Terriglobales bacterium genome includes the window TTCGCCGTCTTCTGGTACTTCGCCGAGTCGGAGATCACCTCCGGCGTGGCGAGCGCATGCGTGAGCTCGTCGTACTTGGCCTCGATTTGGTCCAGTCGTTCGAACATGGTCGGCGTCCAATTCTATTCGCAAAAGCATTCAGCACTCAGCAGTCAGCATTCAGCCCGCCCTGTGCATTCCAGCCGTTCCGGGGCTGAATGCCGAGTGCTGACTGCTGAGTGCTTGTCTTGGGAGAACCGGGATTCCCAGCGCGCGCCGCAGCGCGGGCTGGGCCGGGCTACGCGAGGACCAGTTCGCCGCCGTGTTGTTTCTCGAGTTCCATCGCCTGGTCGAGCGCCATGATCGCGCACTGGACCTCGTCGTTGTCCGGCGGGCGCGTGGTGATCCGTTGCAACCACAGACCTGGCGCCGTGAGCAGCGTAAACAGCGTCTTCGCTCCACGCTGCTTGGCGGCGTAGCGAATGATCTCGTACGACAGGCCGGCAATGACCGGAAGCAGCGCGAGGCGAAGGGCGAAACGCATCCAGAACAGGTGATCGAAAATCTGTCGCAGCCCGGTGGCATTGCTCGGCGCCGCCGACGCCACCGGCGCCAGGGTGTAGATCACGATCGAGATCAGCATCACCGTGATCAGGAAGCTGGTCCCGCAGCGCGGATGCCACGTAACGTACTTCTGCGCCGCCTCCACCGTGACCGGCTCGCCCGATTCGAAGGCAAACACCGTCTTGTGCTCGGCGCCGTGATACTCGAACAGCCGCGCGATGTCGCGCATCCGCGAAATCCCCCACAGGAACAGCAGGAAAATGGCAATGCGGATCACGCCGTCCGTCAGGTTGAAGATGAAATGGTTCCCGAACATCGGGTTGACGCGCTTCAGCTCGGTGGCGGCCAGCAGCGGCACGAACTTATACATCACGATGAAGAACCCGAGCGAGAACAGCAGGTTCACCGCCGCCACCCAGCCGCTGATTTCCAGCTTCTTCTTGCCCTCGTCCTCGGCAATCTGCTCCAGCGCCGCGTCCACCGAAATGCGCAGCGCGCGGAAGCCCAGCATCATCGCCTGGCCCAGCGTCATCACGCCGCGGACCAGCGGCCAGCCCATCCACTTGTGCTTTTCCGAGGGCCGCTCCAGCGGCTCGGCATGGCACACTACTGCGCCCGAGGGTTTGCGCACGGCCACGGCGAAGGCGTGCGGCGAGCGCATCATTACGCCCTCCAGCACCGCCTGCCCGCCCACCAGCGTCTCTTCCCCGCTCTCCAGCGCAGGCAATAGCTGCGTCGCGGCGAAAAACCGCGCGAATTGGCGCCAATAACTCATAAAAACCGTTAGATGATTGTACCTGAGTTTACGTCGCATCGCGACGCGGCGCCTGGCAGTGGTGACGTAACGTTGATTGTGTAAAAAGCGAGAGGGTGTAAGTTGGCTTTGCCTAGCAAGCGAAGCCGTTCCTGGAAAGGAGACCTACACCCGATGGCGAAGATAATCCGGATTGAGGAGCATTTCCAACATTTTCTGAACGAAGTGAAGGAGAGTTTCTGGGGGGATCTGTACGGGCAGACGCGGCAAGCCTGGAAGAAGTTCTTGGAGCTGGAA containing:
- a CDS encoding DUF1385 domain-containing protein; the encoded protein is MSYWRQFARFFAATQLLPALESGEETLVGGQAVLEGVMMRSPHAFAVAVRKPSGAVVCHAEPLERPSEKHKWMGWPLVRGVMTLGQAMMLGFRALRISVDAALEQIAEDEGKKKLEISGWVAAVNLLFSLGFFIVMYKFVPLLAATELKRVNPMFGNHFIFNLTDGVIRIAIFLLFLWGISRMRDIARLFEYHGAEHKTVFAFESGEPVTVEAAQKYVTWHPRCGTSFLITVMLISIVIYTLAPVASAAPSNATGLRQIFDHLFWMRFALRLALLPVIAGLSYEIIRYAAKQRGAKTLFTLLTAPGLWLQRITTRPPDNDEVQCAIMALDQAMELEKQHGGELVLA